A genomic stretch from Moraxella nasicaprae includes:
- a CDS encoding metal ABC transporter permease codes for MIELLFEPFSYDYMNTAMVMSAAVGGVCAFLSCFLMLKGWSLIGDALSHAVVPGVAIAYALGLPFAVGAFLSGFLATLAILWIKSITALKEDAVIGFIFTFFFALGLFIISINPTAVNVQEIIFGNILGIASSDVWQVGVVMAVAFLFLVIFFKDLTLTFFDEVQAVASGLNPKVLKVLFFSLLSACVVASLQTVGAILVISMVVTPGATAYQLSDKFSQIIKIAIAIGVVTGGLGVYLSYFLDGATGGVIVSLQGILFILAFLFSSKFGYLRQKRLAKHQEPIQ; via the coding sequence ATGATTGAACTGCTTTTTGAACCCTTTTCTTATGACTATATGAACACGGCAATGGTGATGAGTGCCGCTGTTGGGGGAGTGTGTGCGTTTTTGTCGTGTTTTTTGATGTTAAAGGGCTGGTCTTTGATTGGCGATGCCCTCTCGCACGCTGTTGTGCCAGGGGTGGCGATTGCTTATGCACTTGGATTGCCCTTTGCGGTGGGGGCGTTTTTGTCAGGGTTTTTGGCGACTTTGGCAATTCTTTGGATTAAATCCATCACCGCCCTAAAAGAAGATGCGGTCATTGGCTTTATTTTTACTTTCTTTTTTGCCTTAGGCTTGTTTATCATCTCCATCAACCCAACGGCGGTCAATGTGCAAGAGATTATTTTTGGTAATATTTTGGGCATTGCCAGCTCCGATGTTTGGCAAGTGGGCGTGGTGATGGCGGTGGCTTTTTTATTTTTGGTAATATTTTTCAAAGACTTAACCTTAACTTTTTTTGATGAAGTGCAAGCGGTGGCAAGCGGACTAAATCCCAAAGTTTTAAAGGTTTTATTTTTTAGTTTGCTGTCGGCGTGTGTGGTGGCAAGTTTGCAGACGGTGGGGGCGATTTTGGTCATCTCAATGGTGGTAACCCCAGGGGCAACCGCTTATCAGCTTTCCGATAAATTTTCACAAATCATCAAAATCGCCATCGCCATTGGCGTGGTAACTGGCGGACTGGGTGTCTATCTATCCTATTTTCTTGATGGGGCGACAGGCGGTGTGATTGTGTCTTTGCAGGGGATTTTGTTTATTTTGGCGTTTTTGTTTTCAAGTAAGTTTGGGTATTTAAGACAAAAACGGCTTGCCAAACATCAGGAGCCGATACAATGA
- a CDS encoding amino acid permease, protein MHPTPHSRFINQKIRQSIQTFPKFWNWRFFIAKNDQKIKQGSAKMSANRFKAPILTNDKPATNRQMNRQLHARHLQLLSIGGVIGAGFFLGAGRTISLAGTSVLIVYALVGLFVFLVMRAMGELLLSDLNFRSFIDVIDRYLGRGASFVVGWSYWLCWLIIAIANTVAMTGYMQFWYPDIALWLPATLNIALIVFVNLLSVKWFGEVESYLTLIKVITMFIIIGAGLFLLITGAKVGEYRADIGNLFNPQNFMPQGLAGFFAAFQLAVQANAGAELVGTASSETNNPKENLPKAINQIPLRVAIFFVGSLAVILAIIPLTDIQVGISPFVQLFGLLGFGAVAGVINFVALSAGVSSANSGLYSASRMVYGLSKQGNAPKVFEKLNKKGVPVYGVLYSALYLALCFILLYGADNVVQAFVLISTVSSVCFILIWAVILLAYLRYRKTAPHLHQTSSYKMPYGKALSYLTLVFFVWVLYLFSQNPDTVKGLAFVPVWVLGLWGVYMGWIKHQSIS, encoded by the coding sequence TTGCACCCAACGCCCCATTCACGCTTTATCAACCAAAAAATTCGCCAATCTATCCAAACTTTTCCAAAATTTTGGAATTGGCGATTTTTTATTGCCAAAAATGACCAAAAAATCAAACAAGGTTCAGCCAAAATGTCAGCCAACCGTTTCAAAGCCCCCATCTTAACCAATGACAAACCCGCTACAAATCGCCAAATGAACCGCCAATTGCACGCTCGCCATTTACAACTGCTCTCCATTGGCGGTGTGATTGGGGCGGGGTTTTTCTTAGGGGCTGGGCGTACCATCAGTTTGGCTGGCACTTCGGTGCTGATAGTCTATGCTTTGGTGGGCTTGTTTGTGTTTTTGGTAATGCGAGCGATGGGCGAGCTGTTGTTGTCGGATTTAAATTTTCGCTCCTTTATTGATGTGATTGACCGTTATTTGGGGCGTGGTGCGTCCTTTGTGGTGGGATGGAGCTACTGGCTGTGCTGGCTGATTATTGCCATTGCCAATACCGTTGCGATGACAGGTTATATGCAGTTTTGGTATCCAGATATTGCTCTTTGGTTGCCAGCGACTTTGAACATTGCATTGATTGTTTTTGTCAATTTATTGTCGGTCAAATGGTTTGGCGAAGTGGAAAGTTATCTTACCCTTATCAAAGTCATTACAATGTTTATCATCATTGGTGCAGGGCTTTTTTTGCTCATCACAGGGGCAAAGGTGGGCGAGTATCGGGCGGATATTGGCAATTTATTCAATCCACAAAACTTTATGCCACAAGGCTTGGCAGGGTTTTTTGCCGCCTTTCAATTAGCCGTACAAGCCAATGCAGGGGCAGAGCTGGTCGGCACGGCAAGTTCAGAAACAAACAATCCCAAAGAAAATCTGCCCAAAGCGATTAACCAAATTCCCTTGCGTGTGGCGATTTTCTTTGTGGGTAGTTTGGCGGTGATTTTGGCGATTATTCCTTTAACCGACATTCAGGTGGGAATTAGCCCTTTTGTGCAATTATTTGGACTGCTTGGCTTTGGGGCGGTGGCTGGGGTCATCAACTTTGTGGCGTTGTCGGCAGGGGTTTCTAGTGCCAATAGCGGTCTGTACTCGGCATCTCGCATGGTGTATGGTTTATCAAAACAAGGCAACGCCCCAAAAGTCTTTGAAAAATTAAACAAAAAAGGCGTACCTGTCTATGGCGTGCTTTATTCGGCATTGTATTTGGCACTCTGCTTTATTTTGCTTTATGGGGCGGATAATGTGGTACAAGCCTTTGTGCTGATTAGCACGGTGTCATCGGTGTGCTTTATTTTGATTTGGGCGGTGATTTTGCTGGCGTATTTACGCTATCGCAAAACCGCCCCACACCTACACCAAACTTCAAGCTACAAAATGCCCTATGGCAAAGCCTTGTCTTATCTAACGCTCGTGTTTTTTGTCTGGGTTTTGTATTTGTTTAGTCAAAATCCTGATACCGTCAAAGGCTTGGCGTTTGTGCCTGTATGGGTGCTTGGGCTTTGGGGAGTGTATATGGGCTGGATAAAACATCAATCAATCTCCTAA
- a CDS encoding metal ABC transporter permease — MTPTQFFLDPLAHTFMQHALIAAIAVSSVCAVLSCFVVLKGWSLMGDAISHGVFLGVVVASILGLPLMLGAFLAGILCAVSVGFLKNNTRIKEDTLMGIVFSSMFAFGLVAFTKLNTGEHLKHILFGNLLGISNALLWQVVAVSVAVLLLILIKYRDFLLYAFDAAQARIAGLPVSALHYGLLILLCATIVVAMNAVGVILVVAMLISPGITAFLLTKRFLPMLAIAIISSIISSTVGVLASFHLDSATGATIVLCQAVLFMGAMLINKIKQTHHQPA, encoded by the coding sequence ATGACCCCAACCCAATTTTTCCTAGACCCCCTTGCCCATACCTTTATGCAACACGCCTTGATTGCCGCCATTGCGGTGTCGTCTGTTTGTGCGGTGCTGTCTTGTTTTGTCGTTTTAAAGGGCTGGTCGTTGATGGGCGATGCCATCAGTCACGGCGTGTTTTTGGGCGTGGTGGTGGCAAGTATTTTGGGCTTACCCTTAATGCTGGGGGCGTTTTTGGCAGGGATTTTGTGTGCGGTGTCAGTCGGATTTTTAAAAAACAACACTCGTATCAAAGAAGACACCCTGATGGGTATTGTCTTTTCGTCAATGTTTGCCTTTGGGTTGGTAGCATTTACCAAATTAAACACAGGCGAGCATTTAAAGCACATTTTGTTTGGTAATCTTTTGGGTATTTCAAATGCCCTGCTTTGGCAGGTGGTGGCGGTATCGGTGGCGGTGCTGCTTTTGATTTTGATTAAATACCGTGATTTTTTATTGTACGCCTTTGATGCCGCCCAAGCCAGAATCGCAGGCTTGCCTGTCAGTGCCTTGCATTATGGACTGCTTATTTTGCTGTGTGCAACTATTGTGGTGGCGATGAATGCGGTGGGGGTCATTTTGGTGGTGGCGATGCTCATCAGCCCGGGGATTACCGCCTTTTTATTAACCAAACGCTTTTTGCCAATGCTTGCCATTGCTATTATTAGTAGCATTATTAGTAGTACGGTTGGTGTTTTGGCAAGTTTTCATTTGGATTCGGCAACAGGGGCAACCATTGTACTGTGTCAGGCGGTGCTATTTATGGGTGCGATGCTCATCAATAAAATCAAACAAACGCACCATCAGCCCGCCTAA
- a CDS encoding multidrug ABC transporter permease/ATP-binding protein — protein sequence MKQSTLSTLLWQTHQSALWQVVLLNLINALVNVGVLAFIHHYLFDAHFVMDDLWWFFGLIALLLLTTFLSQYALTVLGHRFMFGLKTTLIERLLNTNHQTLMQIGTPKILASLSNDIQSITMAFVRLPELAQGLIVCAVVMVYLGSLSLGLLVAVSIWVGITLWLSKVLVHRVYAHLTSLRHIDDELYGDYQAVLDGHQGLTLNKARARRLHLGFMNKASTYQKHIIKADTYHLSAVNFSNISLFGSLGLVMGLTYWLDLPFEVGITFGFAILFLQSPLLKAVGAYPVWQTAKVAFDKINALQLPTTTQSLPQRPPTHWRQIVLHDVSYGYDDGHFALKQVNLTLNRGETLFLIGTNGSGKSTLANVLLGFATPQTGTIYIDDTPIHADDMRDYQGLFSAIFVDFYLFDALLGKEDELVDESWYQAWLHRLQLDDKVEIVDGIIKNNHLSTGQKKRLALLIAICEQRDILLLDEWAGEQDPHYRHYFYQTILPILQAMGKTLFVISHDNAYFDQADRLFEMRGGVLKELVGDDRVQASQGAVAHLSNK from the coding sequence ATGAAACAATCCACTTTATCAACCCTGCTATGGCAGACGCACCAATCCGCCCTATGGCAGGTGGTTCTTCTCAATCTCATCAACGCACTGGTTAATGTGGGCGTGTTGGCGTTCATTCATCACTATTTGTTTGATGCTCACTTTGTCATGGATGATTTGTGGTGGTTTTTTGGGCTGATTGCATTACTGCTTTTGACGACATTTTTGTCACAATATGCCTTGACGGTTTTGGGGCATCGTTTTATGTTTGGTCTTAAAACAACGCTCATTGAACGATTGCTCAACACCAATCATCAAACTTTGATGCAAATTGGCACGCCCAAAATTTTGGCAAGTTTATCCAATGACATACAAAGCATCACCATGGCGTTTGTCCGCTTACCAGAGCTGGCACAAGGTCTGATTGTCTGTGCGGTAGTGATGGTGTATTTGGGCAGTTTGTCGCTTGGGCTATTGGTGGCGGTGAGTATTTGGGTGGGTATCACGCTGTGGCTGAGCAAGGTGCTGGTTCATCGAGTGTATGCACATTTGACGAGTTTGCGACACATCGATGATGAGCTTTATGGCGATTATCAAGCGGTGCTAGATGGTCATCAAGGCTTGACGCTCAACAAAGCACGAGCCAGACGACTTCATCTTGGTTTTATGAACAAAGCCAGCACCTACCAAAAACACATCATCAAGGCAGATACTTATCATTTATCAGCGGTAAATTTTTCCAACATTTCGTTGTTTGGGTCATTGGGGCTGGTGATGGGGCTGACTTACTGGCTTGATTTGCCATTTGAGGTTGGGATTACTTTTGGTTTTGCGATTTTATTCTTGCAATCGCCTTTATTAAAGGCAGTTGGTGCATACCCTGTTTGGCAAACTGCCAAAGTCGCTTTTGATAAAATCAATGCATTACAACTACCAACAACTACCCAGTCTTTGCCACAACGACCACCGACACATTGGCGGCAAATCGTGTTGCATGATGTCAGCTATGGCTATGATGATGGTCATTTTGCACTCAAACAGGTTAATCTGACCTTAAATCGTGGCGAGACGCTGTTTTTGATTGGTACTAATGGTTCTGGCAAATCCACGCTTGCCAATGTTTTGTTGGGATTTGCCACGCCTCAAACAGGCACGATATACATTGACGACACACCAATCCATGCTGATGATATGAGAGATTATCAGGGGCTATTTTCGGCAATTTTTGTGGATTTTTATTTGTTTGATGCCTTGCTTGGCAAAGAAGATGAGTTGGTTGATGAGAGCTGGTATCAGGCATGGCTACATCGCTTGCAGTTAGATGATAAAGTTGAAATTGTTGATGGCATCATCAAAAATAATCATCTTTCTACGGGGCAAAAAAAGCGTCTTGCATTACTGATTGCCATCTGTGAGCAACGAGATATTTTGTTGCTTGATGAATGGGCAGGCGAGCAAGATCCTCATTATCGACATTATTTTTATCAAACCATTTTGCCAATATTGCAGGCGATGGGCAAAACGTTGTTCGTGATTAGTCATGATAATGCTTATTTTGACCAAGCAGACAGATTGTTTGAGATGAGAGGTGGTGTACTTAAAGAGTTGGTGGGCGATGATAGGGTGCAAGCCAGTCAAGGGGCGGTGGCACATTTAAGCAATAAGTGA
- the tauD gene encoding taurine dioxygenase: MSIQITPIKPAIGATITGVDLNHLSADDNQAIKEALLKHQVLFFKGQNLTSQSQVALARTFGNLHIHPVFPTVPDVKEVIVLDSHQTDLRDNELWHTDVTFSKTPPLGCVLRAVKIPPVGGDTLWASLTAAFEALDDETKDFLRGKTATHDIRLSFPAERFGQSAEDDEKLQKAIANNPPLSHPVVRTHPETGKEGLFVSEGFTSQIDGLDEQTSRELLDKLFAHSIKDEFVIRHQWSEGDVVIWDNRATQHKALFDYGDAHRIMHRATVLGDEPFYKERAI, from the coding sequence ATGAGCATTCAAATCACTCCCATCAAACCTGCCATCGGTGCAACCATCACAGGCGTGGACTTAAACCACCTAAGTGCCGATGACAATCAAGCCATCAAAGAGGCACTACTCAAACACCAAGTGCTATTTTTTAAAGGACAAAACCTGACCAGCCAGTCGCAAGTCGCCCTAGCACGCACTTTTGGCAACCTTCATATTCACCCAGTTTTCCCCACCGTGCCTGATGTTAAGGAAGTGATTGTGCTAGACAGTCATCAGACCGATTTGCGAGATAATGAGCTTTGGCATACCGATGTTACTTTTAGCAAAACACCGCCTTTGGGCTGTGTGTTACGAGCGGTCAAAATTCCGCCTGTTGGAGGCGACACCTTGTGGGCAAGTCTGACCGCCGCCTTTGAAGCCTTGGACGATGAAACCAAAGATTTTTTACGAGGCAAAACCGCCACCCACGACATTCGTCTATCCTTTCCTGCCGAACGCTTTGGGCAGTCTGCCGAAGATGATGAAAAATTGCAAAAGGCGATTGCAAATAACCCACCGCTATCGCACCCTGTTGTCCGCACCCACCCCGAGACAGGCAAGGAGGGGCTATTTGTCAGCGAGGGCTTTACCAGTCAGATTGACGGACTGGACGAACAGACAAGCCGTGAGCTACTTGATAAGCTGTTTGCCCACAGTATCAAGGATGAGTTTGTCATTCGCCATCAATGGAGCGAGGGCGATGTGGTGATTTGGGATAATCGTGCCACCCAGCACAAGGCACTGTTTGATTATGGCGATGCTCATCGGATTATGCACCGTGCGACTGTGCTTGGCGATGAGCCGTTTTATAAAGAAAGAGCCATCTAA
- a CDS encoding TonB-dependent receptor: MNTKSLYFLMEKRSLHIKVQAFLLHKSFFMMICHAQDDCLSNFTQLLGVCMVLQSDLMMRISPLSLTIKSLLVTSLIGTAAANNNEPADVNLGTVVVTVSADASSVGLKKAHAGGQFAKGSRVGILGNKDVMDTPFSTTAYTQKFIKDTQADSVGEVLKKDPTVQLARGYGNFQEAYMMRGFVTYSDDTMYNGLYGIMPRQYTAGELFERVEIQRGASAALNGVSPGGANTGGTITLLPKRAGNNPKKELTVSYESDGQVKVAADVGQRFVGNKVGVRVNAAYGKGDGAVSGEEKETKLISVGSDYRGENLRVSFDVGHQEVTDTAKRSSVDVNAATVAPKAVNAKTNWTQNWANTQSKDTFATVRGEYDFNDNITAFAAYGMRQGEENNVLGGGFFYLTDGKTGDGYYTSFDNNRKDDIKTGELGVKGNFQTGKLSHAWTLTANAYQAEEKNATVWDWSNQQANNLYSPTQGDKPALSAAVYRSGGSLDNPSLTATTKLNSIALANTIGALDDDLQLTLGARYQAIKTQDHTWNTHYDDSKVSPVFAANYRFAPSWSAFANYSEKLTAGKNVSINASTQMLKPYVSKQAELGVKYDQDGIGATASVFQIKEPRASLANGNADTKGDNVHQGLEVMVYGAATPNLRLNTGFTVLDAKQKDTDDAFDGKTVIGAAKFNWRTGAEYDLDGIEGLTLTGDVLHTGSRYAKADNSLKIDGYTLLNLGARYHTELGAVPVTLRGNVENVFNTKHWASVGGYPGQGYLVAGEPRTVKVSASFDF; encoded by the coding sequence TTGAACACCAAAAGCCTGTACTTTTTGATGGAAAAAAGAAGTCTGCACATCAAGGTGCAGGCTTTTTTGTTGCACAAAAGTTTTTTTATGATGATTTGCCATGCACAAGATGACTGCTTGTCAAACTTCACCCAGTTGTTGGGCGTGTGCATGGTATTACAGAGTGATTTGATGATGCGTATTTCTCCTTTGTCTTTGACAATCAAAAGTTTATTAGTGACCAGCTTGATTGGTACTGCCGCTGCCAATAACAATGAGCCAGCTGATGTGAATTTGGGTACAGTTGTGGTGACGGTCAGTGCTGATGCCAGCAGCGTGGGTCTAAAAAAAGCTCATGCAGGCGGACAGTTTGCCAAAGGCAGTCGTGTGGGCATTTTGGGCAATAAAGATGTGATGGACACGCCTTTTTCTACCACAGCCTATACCCAAAAATTCATCAAAGACACCCAAGCTGACAGCGTGGGCGAAGTGCTAAAAAAAGACCCGACGGTACAGCTGGCACGAGGCTATGGTAATTTTCAAGAAGCCTACATGATGCGTGGTTTTGTGACTTATTCTGATGACACGATGTACAATGGTCTGTATGGCATCATGCCTCGACAATACACCGCTGGCGAGCTGTTTGAGCGAGTAGAGATTCAGCGAGGTGCTTCGGCTGCCCTTAATGGCGTGTCACCAGGCGGTGCTAACACAGGTGGTACGATTACTCTGCTACCAAAACGAGCTGGCAATAATCCAAAAAAAGAACTGACAGTCAGCTATGAATCAGATGGACAGGTCAAAGTGGCGGCTGATGTGGGGCAACGCTTCGTGGGTAACAAAGTGGGCGTGCGTGTCAATGCTGCCTATGGCAAGGGCGATGGTGCGGTATCGGGCGAAGAAAAAGAGACCAAGCTTATCTCTGTGGGCAGCGACTATCGTGGCGAAAACTTGCGTGTGTCTTTTGATGTCGGTCATCAAGAGGTAACAGACACCGCCAAACGCAGCAGTGTTGATGTCAATGCCGCCACCGTAGCACCAAAAGCGGTCAATGCTAAGACGAATTGGACACAAAACTGGGCAAATACCCAATCTAAGGACACCTTTGCAACCGTGCGTGGCGAGTACGATTTTAATGACAACATCACCGCTTTTGCTGCTTATGGTATGCGTCAAGGCGAAGAAAATAATGTGCTTGGTGGTGGATTTTTCTACTTGACTGATGGTAAGACGGGCGATGGCTATTACACCAGCTTTGATAATAATCGCAAGGACGACATCAAGACAGGCGAGCTTGGTGTTAAGGGTAATTTTCAAACGGGCAAGCTAAGCCATGCTTGGACACTGACCGCTAACGCCTATCAAGCCGAAGAAAAAAATGCCACCGTGTGGGATTGGAGTAATCAGCAAGCCAACAATCTATACAGTCCAACGCAGGGCGATAAGCCAGCGTTATCAGCAGCGGTGTATCGTTCGGGCGGTTCTTTGGACAACCCAAGTCTGACGGCGACCACCAAATTAAACAGCATTGCTTTGGCAAATACCATTGGTGCATTGGACGATGATTTACAGCTGACTTTGGGGGCTCGTTATCAAGCCATCAAAACCCAAGACCATACTTGGAATACTCATTATGATGACAGCAAAGTATCGCCTGTATTTGCTGCCAACTATCGTTTTGCTCCAAGCTGGTCAGCATTTGCCAATTATAGCGAAAAATTGACGGCAGGCAAAAATGTCAGCATCAATGCCAGCACCCAAATGCTTAAACCATATGTCTCCAAGCAGGCTGAATTGGGCGTGAAATATGACCAAGATGGCATCGGAGCGACCGCATCGGTTTTCCAAATCAAAGAACCAAGAGCATCTTTGGCAAATGGCAATGCCGACACCAAAGGCGATAATGTGCATCAGGGCTTGGAAGTGATGGTGTATGGTGCTGCCACACCAAATCTGCGTCTAAACACAGGCTTTACGGTGCTTGATGCCAAACAAAAAGACACAGACGATGCCTTTGATGGCAAGACAGTCATTGGTGCTGCCAAGTTTAATTGGCGTACAGGTGCTGAATATGACTTAGATGGCATCGAAGGATTAACTTTGACAGGCGATGTCTTACACACTGGCAGTCGCTATGCCAAAGCTGACAATAGCCTAAAAATCGATGGCTATACCTTGCTTAATCTAGGGGCAAGATACCACACCGAGCTGGGTGCCGTGCCAGTGACTTTGCGTGGCAATGTAGAAAATGTATTTAACACCAAGCATTGGGCAAGTGTGGGTGGCTATCCTGGACAGGGCTACTTGGTGGCAGGCGAGCCACGCACCGTCAAGGTCTCAGCATCGTTTGATTTTTAA
- a CDS encoding metal ABC transporter substrate-binding protein → MKNILKTLALSASLALLFGCGQDQQAGTQAQQSDKLVVATTFTVIADIAQNVAGDKAEVVSITKAGAEIHDYEPTPQDIARVQNAGLILHNGLNLERWFDKFYENAKNVPSATVTEGITPLPIKEGAYKDLPNPHAWMSPSNGLIYVENIKNALIKADPANADAYTKNAQDYAQKIKDLDTPLREKLSKIPQEYRWLVTSEGAFSYLAKDYGLQEVYIWAVNAEQQGTPQQVKAVIDTVKTHKIPVVFSESTISDKPMQQVAKETGAKYGGVLYVDSLSESGGKVPTYLDLLNVTVSTIADGFESASK, encoded by the coding sequence GTGAAAAATATCCTAAAAACACTAGCACTTTCCGCTAGTCTAGCATTATTATTTGGCTGTGGTCAAGACCAGCAGGCTGGCACGCAAGCACAGCAGTCTGACAAACTGGTGGTTGCCACGACCTTTACCGTCATTGCCGACATTGCCCAAAATGTCGCTGGCGACAAAGCCGAAGTGGTCTCCATCACCAAAGCAGGGGCGGAGATTCACGACTATGAGCCAACCCCCCAAGACATCGCACGAGTGCAAAATGCAGGACTGATTTTGCATAATGGGCTAAACTTAGAACGCTGGTTTGATAAATTCTATGAAAATGCCAAAAATGTGCCAAGTGCCACCGTTACCGAAGGCATCACGCCTTTGCCCATCAAAGAGGGAGCGTACAAGGATTTGCCCAATCCGCACGCTTGGATGTCGCCCTCTAACGGCTTGATTTATGTAGAAAATATCAAAAATGCCCTGATTAAAGCCGACCCTGCCAATGCTGATGCCTATACCAAAAACGCCCAAGATTATGCCCAAAAAATCAAGGACTTAGACACCCCTTTGCGTGAAAAACTAAGCAAAATCCCCCAAGAATACCGCTGGCTGGTTACCAGTGAAGGGGCGTTTAGTTATTTGGCAAAAGATTATGGGCTACAAGAGGTCTATATTTGGGCGGTCAATGCTGAGCAACAAGGCACGCCCCAGCAGGTCAAGGCGGTGATTGACACGGTCAAAACCCACAAAATCCCTGTGGTATTTAGTGAAAGCACCATCAGCGATAAGCCAATGCAGCAAGTCGCCAAAGAGACAGGAGCAAAATATGGTGGCGTATTATATGTAGATAGCCTATCTGAAAGCGGTGGCAAAGTGCCGACTTATTTGGACTTGTTAAATGTTACGGTCAGCACCATTGCCGATGGGTTTGAGAGTGCAAGTAAATAA
- a CDS encoding metal ABC transporter ATP-binding protein: protein MTTTSISVANVSVRYPNGHTALNDVNFDLTGGTICALVGVNGSGKSTLFKSIMGLVTPTTGQIKLCNLPIKKALKQNLVAYVPQAEEVDWQFPVSVLDVVMMGRYGYMNFLRMPKQRDKDKVREAMARVGIESLANRQISELSGGQKKRVFLARSLAQESKIILLDEPFTGVDVKTEQAIMTLLLELKASGHLVLISTHNLGTIPEFCDQVVMINRTVLAVGDTASTFTQENLAKVFGGVLRQIRLGGKDLHNDDDTRSVTILADDEVPAVFYGNDNCDASCQDEIAKKNMSKNYHRASPKQHLQAPIIYNPKTLQNEPNPKKNGENGDD, encoded by the coding sequence ATGACCACCACCAGTATTAGCGTTGCCAATGTCTCTGTCCGCTATCCCAACGGACACACCGCCCTAAACGATGTCAATTTTGACCTAACTGGGGGGACGATTTGTGCCTTGGTGGGGGTCAATGGCTCGGGCAAATCCACGCTGTTTAAGTCCATTATGGGGCTGGTTACGCCCACAACAGGACAAATCAAACTGTGCAATTTGCCCATCAAAAAAGCCCTAAAACAAAACCTTGTCGCCTATGTTCCCCAAGCCGAAGAAGTGGATTGGCAATTTCCTGTGTCGGTGCTTGATGTGGTAATGATGGGGCGGTATGGCTATATGAATTTTTTAAGAATGCCCAAACAGCGTGATAAAGACAAAGTGCGTGAGGCGATGGCAAGGGTGGGTATTGAAAGTCTGGCAAATCGGCAAATCAGTGAGCTGTCTGGCGGTCAAAAAAAGCGGGTGTTTTTGGCTCGTTCGCTTGCCCAAGAAAGCAAAATTATCCTGCTTGATGAACCCTTTACAGGGGTTGATGTCAAGACCGAGCAGGCGATTATGACCTTGTTATTAGAATTAAAAGCAAGTGGGCATTTGGTGCTGATTTCTACGCACAACTTAGGCACAATCCCAGAGTTTTGCGACCAAGTGGTGATGATAAATCGCACCGTTTTGGCGGTGGGCGACACGGCAAGCACCTTTACGCAGGAGAATTTGGCGAAGGTGTTTGGTGGGGTGCTACGGCAAATTCGCTTGGGCGGTAAGGATTTGCACAATGATGATGATACCAGAAGTGTTACCATTTTGGCGGACGATGAAGTGCCTGCGGTGTTTTATGGCAATGATAATTGCGATGCCAGTTGCCAAGACGAGATTGCCAAAAAGAATATGAGTAAAAATTACCACAGAGCCAGCCCCAAACAGCACCTGCAAGCCCCCATTATTTATAACCCCAAAACCCTACAAAACGAACCAAATCCTAAGAAAAATGGGGAAAATGGCGATGATTGA